One region of Flavobacterium sp. GSB-24 genomic DNA includes:
- a CDS encoding DUF3857 domain-containing protein: MKNLFCALFFVIITVNSFAQKSDYSILKISDSLKENANAVLRLDQIDIVIASQRSMNIKVQRVVSVLNNKGLNDIDAFQNYDKTTSIKSIEAVVYDAFGNEIKKIKRKDFKDQSAVSGSTLFSDNRVLYLDYTPISYPFTIVYTSEVETSNTAFIPQWYFLGGYYLSVEKCALNVTFPKELGFKKKEFRFSDFNITKTVDTDTKLSYTAVNILAQKQEDLSPSQTDLFPKVMMGLEHFHLEGVDGTATTWEAFGKWYGEKILTGTTTLPEETKAKIKALVGNEKDPVKKAKIIYDYVQKKSRYVNIAVGIGGWKPMLATDVDRLGYGDCKALSNYTKALLQAVDVPSYNTILYGDRYKSDIQSDFVSMQGNHMILAVPDKDNYIWLECTSQDDPFGYQGTFTDDRNVLVVKPEGGEIVRTKIYDDKGNTQTGKGTYTIDENGNFSGTLKIASQGSQYAAKSRVENLQPNEKEEHYKEYWDNINNLKLGKITFTNDKENILFTEDVQLSASNYGAVSGNKMIFVVDAFNQYTGNVKRIRNRKNPFQIQRGYLDTDEIEINLPAGFSVEFLPQNYELKGKFGEYKTEILKKENNKITYKRSMFLNKGKYSNKEYDEYRLFMEQVSRNDNAKIILTKN, translated from the coding sequence ATGAAAAACCTCTTTTGCGCGTTATTTTTTGTTATAATCACGGTTAATTCATTTGCTCAAAAGAGCGATTATTCCATTTTAAAAATTTCTGATAGTCTTAAAGAAAACGCCAATGCTGTTCTTCGTTTAGACCAGATAGATATTGTTATTGCTTCGCAACGAAGTATGAATATCAAAGTACAAAGAGTTGTTTCTGTTTTAAATAATAAGGGTTTAAACGATATTGATGCTTTTCAGAATTATGATAAAACAACTTCCATAAAAAGTATTGAAGCCGTTGTTTATGATGCCTTCGGAAACGAAATAAAAAAAATCAAACGAAAAGATTTTAAAGATCAAAGCGCCGTAAGCGGGAGTACCCTTTTTTCAGATAATCGAGTACTTTATTTAGATTATACTCCTATTTCTTATCCTTTTACAATTGTTTATACTAGTGAGGTAGAGACTTCAAACACCGCGTTTATACCACAATGGTATTTTTTAGGCGGTTATTATTTAAGTGTAGAAAAATGTGCGCTGAATGTTACTTTCCCAAAAGAGCTGGGGTTTAAAAAGAAAGAGTTCCGTTTTTCTGATTTTAATATAACAAAAACAGTTGATACAGATACCAAACTGAGTTATACAGCTGTTAATATCCTAGCTCAAAAGCAAGAAGATCTTAGTCCTTCTCAAACAGATCTTTTTCCTAAAGTCATGATGGGACTTGAACATTTTCATTTAGAAGGAGTCGATGGGACGGCTACCACTTGGGAAGCTTTTGGGAAATGGTATGGAGAAAAAATCCTAACTGGAACTACAACTTTACCAGAAGAAACTAAAGCAAAAATAAAAGCACTTGTTGGCAATGAAAAAGATCCTGTCAAAAAAGCAAAGATTATTTACGATTATGTTCAAAAAAAATCTAGATATGTAAATATTGCGGTAGGCATTGGCGGCTGGAAACCAATGCTGGCAACAGATGTAGATCGTTTAGGGTATGGAGATTGTAAAGCATTGTCAAATTACACAAAAGCACTTTTACAAGCCGTTGATGTTCCTTCATACAATACAATTTTATACGGAGATCGCTATAAATCGGATATTCAATCGGATTTTGTTTCCATGCAGGGGAACCACATGATTCTTGCTGTTCCAGATAAAGATAATTATATCTGGCTGGAATGTACCAGTCAAGATGATCCTTTTGGTTATCAAGGAACTTTTACAGACGATAGAAATGTTTTGGTAGTAAAGCCAGAAGGCGGTGAAATTGTTCGAACTAAAATTTATGACGATAAAGGAAATACTCAAACAGGAAAAGGAACTTATACAATTGATGAGAATGGAAATTTTTCTGGTACTTTAAAAATAGCTTCCCAAGGAAGTCAATATGCTGCTAAATCCAGAGTTGAGAATTTACAGCCAAATGAGAAAGAGGAACATTATAAAGAATATTGGGATAACATCAATAATTTAAAATTAGGTAAAATAACTTTTACTAATGATAAAGAGAATATTCTTTTTACCGAAGATGTTCAGTTAAGTGCATCAAATTATGGTGCTGTTTCTGGAAATAAAATGATTTTTGTTGTCGATGCATTCAACCAATATACCGGAAATGTAAAGCGCATTAGAAACCGTAAAAATCCATTTCAAATTCAGCGTGGCTATTTAGATACAGATGAAATTGAGATAAATCTTCCAGCAGGTTTTAGTGTCGAATTTCTGCCTCAAAATTATGAGTTAAAAGGAAAATTCGGAGAATATAAAACAGAAATCCTTAAAAAAGAAAACAACAAAATAACCTATAAAAGATCTATGTTCTTAAACAAAGGAAAATATTCAAATAAAGAATATGACGAATACCGTTTGTTTATGGAGCAGGTTTCTAGAAATGATAACGCCAAAATAATACTAACCAAGAATTAA
- the dtd gene encoding D-aminoacyl-tRNA deacylase — MKIVIQRVSQASVTVEGQKTADIKKGLLVLVGIEDADTQEDIDWLSGKIIKMRIFGDENDVMNCSVQDIDGDIIVVSQFTLHASTKKGNRPSYIKAAKPDFAIPMYENFVKSLEKELGKKVQTGIFGADMKVNLLNDGPVTIIMDSKNRE; from the coding sequence ATGAAAATAGTAATCCAAAGAGTTTCTCAAGCATCAGTAACTGTAGAAGGTCAAAAAACAGCAGACATTAAAAAGGGTTTATTAGTTTTAGTTGGAATTGAGGATGCCGACACTCAGGAAGATATTGACTGGCTTTCTGGAAAGATTATTAAAATGAGAATTTTTGGAGATGAAAATGATGTTATGAACTGCTCAGTTCAAGATATTGACGGCGATATTATTGTAGTAAGTCAGTTTACACTTCATGCTTCGACTAAAAAAGGGAACCGTCCATCTTATATAAAAGCAGCAAAACCAGATTTTGCAATCCCTATGTATGAAAACTTTGTAAAATCTCTAGAAAAAGAATTGGGCAAAAAAGTTCAAACAGGAATTTTCGGTGCCGATATGAAGGTTAATCTCTTAAATGATGGACCAGTTACCATAATAATGGACAGCAAAAATAGAGAGTAA
- the rsgA gene encoding ribosome small subunit-dependent GTPase A gives MTGIVYKSTGSWYTVKSEKGDFIECRMKGKFRMKGIKSTNPIAVGDIVDYELEETSDAITGTIYNIHERKNYIVRKSVNLSKQIHIIASNIDQVFLLITIDNPPTTTSFIDRFLVTAEAYGIEAILIFNKIDTLNEQTLDDQLYLQHIYTEIGYKCLRISSTENKGVDQLKEMMIGKVSMFSGHSGVGKSTLVNAMEPSLHLKTTVISEQSKQGQHTTTFAEMYDLSFDARIIDTPGIKGFGIVDMEPSEISGYFPEFFKLKDQCKFNNCLHKEEPHCAIKAALEKDEIAWSRYNSYLKILEGDDEHYRSDTYGEDRAASDETRK, from the coding sequence ATGACAGGAATCGTATATAAATCTACAGGAAGCTGGTATACCGTAAAATCTGAAAAAGGTGATTTTATTGAATGCCGTATGAAAGGGAAATTCAGAATGAAAGGTATCAAAAGTACCAACCCAATTGCTGTAGGCGATATTGTCGATTATGAATTAGAAGAAACTTCCGATGCCATTACGGGAACGATTTATAATATCCATGAAAGAAAAAATTATATCGTTCGTAAATCAGTTAACTTATCTAAGCAGATTCATATTATTGCATCAAATATTGATCAGGTTTTTTTATTGATTACGATTGATAATCCGCCGACAACGACGAGCTTTATCGATCGTTTTTTGGTTACTGCAGAAGCATACGGAATTGAAGCTATCCTGATTTTTAATAAAATTGATACGCTTAACGAGCAAACTTTAGACGATCAATTGTATTTACAGCATATTTATACCGAAATTGGATATAAATGTCTCAGAATTTCATCAACAGAAAATAAAGGCGTTGACCAGTTAAAGGAAATGATGATTGGAAAAGTAAGTATGTTTTCCGGACATTCTGGAGTTGGAAAATCAACTTTGGTGAATGCAATGGAACCAAGCCTGCATTTAAAAACAACAGTAATTTCAGAACAAAGCAAACAAGGACAGCATACGACTACTTTTGCCGAAATGTATGATTTATCTTTTGATGCGCGAATTATTGACACACCAGGAATTAAAGGTTTCGGAATTGTCGATATGGAGCCATCTGAAATCAGCGGTTATTTTCCAGAATTCTTCAAACTGAAAGACCAATGTAAGTTTAACAACTGTTTACACAAAGAGGAACCTCATTGTGCGATAAAAGCAGCTTTAGAAAAAGACGAAATCGCTTGGTCACGTTACAATAGTTATCTTAAAATCCTTGAAGGAGATGACGAGCATTATCGCAGCGATACTTATGGTGAAGATCGTGCAGCTAGTGATGAAACGAGAAAATAA
- a CDS encoding bifunctional 3-deoxy-7-phosphoheptulonate synthase/chorismate mutase type II, whose protein sequence is MENKKEMRKWLEDFNLNHPLVIAGPCSAETEDQVLKIAHELKDSKVSVFRAGIWKPRTRPGGFEGVGEIGLKWLQKAKAETGLLMGTEVATAAHCKLALEHDIDVLWVGARTTANPFAVQEIADTLKGTDKIVLVKNPVNPDLALWLGGVERLHMAGIEKLGVIHRGFSTYEKTKYRNIPEWQIAIELQNKFPDLPLIIDPSHITGDRKMIFEVTQEALDLNYDGMIIETHYDPDNAWSDAAQQVTPDALKQIIKDLTIRKTDDTTDEYSQKMTKLRANIDVLDANLLELLGKRMKVADEIGQVKKDANVAILQNNRWNEILGKMILEGEKKGLTEEFVLRMFKAIHQESIGHQEKIFNA, encoded by the coding sequence ATGGAAAATAAGAAAGAAATGAGAAAGTGGTTAGAAGATTTCAATTTAAATCACCCACTTGTGATAGCTGGACCATGTAGTGCAGAGACTGAAGATCAAGTATTGAAAATTGCTCACGAATTAAAAGATTCAAAAGTTAGTGTTTTCAGAGCTGGAATCTGGAAACCAAGAACGCGTCCGGGAGGATTTGAAGGTGTTGGGGAAATTGGTTTAAAATGGTTGCAGAAAGCAAAAGCTGAAACTGGTTTATTAATGGGAACTGAAGTGGCAACTGCAGCTCATTGTAAACTAGCTTTAGAACACGATATCGACGTTTTATGGGTTGGTGCACGTACAACTGCAAATCCTTTCGCAGTTCAGGAAATTGCTGATACTTTAAAAGGAACAGATAAAATCGTTTTGGTTAAAAACCCAGTAAACCCAGATTTAGCTTTATGGTTAGGTGGTGTTGAGCGTTTACATATGGCTGGAATTGAGAAGTTAGGAGTTATCCACAGAGGTTTCTCTACTTACGAAAAAACAAAATACAGAAATATTCCAGAATGGCAGATTGCTATCGAATTGCAAAATAAATTTCCTGATTTACCATTAATCATCGATCCATCTCACATTACAGGAGATCGTAAAATGATTTTTGAAGTAACGCAAGAGGCTTTAGATTTGAACTACGACGGGATGATTATCGAAACGCACTACGATCCAGACAACGCTTGGTCTGATGCTGCGCAACAAGTTACTCCAGACGCTTTGAAACAAATCATTAAAGATTTGACTATCAGAAAAACGGATGATACTACAGATGAGTACAGCCAAAAAATGACAAAATTAAGAGCTAACATCGACGTACTTGATGCTAACTTATTAGAGTTATTAGGAAAACGTATGAAAGTTGCTGACGAAATTGGTCAGGTGAAAAAAGATGCAAACGTTGCAATTCTTCAAAACAACCGTTGGAACGAAATTTTAGGAAAAATGATCTTGGAAGGTGAGAAAAAAGGTCTTACTGAAGAGTTTGTTTTGAGAATGTTCAAAGCGATTCACCAGGAAAGTATTGGTCATCAAGAGAAAATTTTCAACGCATAA